In a single window of the Pedococcus dokdonensis genome:
- a CDS encoding acyltransferase yields MTSAANADMSPADHGEHGPAGLPRPVAWVRWVGWAMTHRAFTRHHLASYLRMARASARYPSLRFEGPCFIGPDVRFEVREGYGRLVVGAYTHFGAHSRVRAHEGTLRIGAKSVIGIRNTINCWIDISIGQACLFGDDVYVCDFDHVTAAVDVPIKDQGIVKSPVRIGDDVWLGTKVVVTRGADIGAHSVVAAAAVARGEYPPRSMVAGIPGKVVKKRT; encoded by the coding sequence GTGACCTCTGCAGCCAATGCGGACATGTCGCCCGCCGACCACGGCGAGCACGGGCCGGCCGGCCTGCCCCGGCCCGTGGCCTGGGTGCGCTGGGTGGGCTGGGCGATGACCCACCGGGCCTTCACGCGGCACCACCTCGCGAGCTACCTGCGGATGGCCCGGGCGAGCGCGCGCTACCCGTCGCTGCGCTTCGAGGGCCCGTGCTTCATCGGCCCGGACGTGCGGTTCGAGGTGCGCGAGGGCTACGGGCGACTGGTGGTCGGTGCCTACACGCACTTCGGGGCGCACTCCAGGGTTCGCGCGCACGAGGGCACGCTGCGGATCGGCGCGAAGTCCGTGATCGGCATCCGCAACACGATCAACTGCTGGATCGACATCTCGATCGGCCAGGCCTGCCTGTTCGGTGACGACGTCTACGTCTGCGACTTCGACCACGTGACGGCCGCAGTCGACGTGCCGATCAAGGACCAGGGAATCGTGAAGTCGCCGGTCCGGATCGGTGACGACGTGTGGCTGGGCACCAAGGTGGTCGTGACCCGCGGTGCCGACATCGGGGCGCACAGCGTGGTCGCGGCCGCGGCCGTCGCCCGCGGCGAGTACCCGCCGCGATCGATGGTGGCCGGCATACCGGGCAAGGTCGTCAAGAAGCGCACCTGA
- a CDS encoding electron transfer flavoprotein subunit alpha/FixB family protein codes for MAEVLVLVDHANGTVRKTTSELLTIARRLGEPSAVFVGDGFDAAKETLAKFGAEKVYRVESADVTDYLVAPQAELLAQLVEKTSAAAVLIPSNSAGKEIAARLAIKTDSGLITDAVDVQAGEGGGVSTTQSVFAGSYSVKATVTKGTPIVTVKPNSATPEEAAGAAAEEAFEPTISDAAKAAKVTESKPKEATGRPELTEAAIVVSGGRGTGGDFSPVETFADSLGAAVGASRAAVDAGWYPHTSQVGQTGKQVSPQLYVACGISGAIQHRAGMQTSKTIVAVNKDEEAPIFELVDFGVVGDLFTVLPQATEAVNAAKG; via the coding sequence ATGGCTGAAGTACTTGTCCTGGTCGACCACGCGAACGGCACCGTCCGCAAGACGACCTCAGAGCTCCTGACCATCGCCCGCCGCCTCGGCGAGCCCAGCGCCGTCTTCGTCGGCGACGGGTTCGACGCGGCCAAGGAGACGCTGGCCAAGTTCGGTGCGGAGAAGGTCTACCGCGTCGAGAGCGCCGACGTCACCGACTACCTCGTCGCCCCCCAGGCCGAGCTGCTCGCACAGCTGGTCGAGAAGACCTCCGCCGCCGCGGTGCTCATCCCGAGCAACTCGGCCGGCAAGGAGATCGCGGCCCGTCTGGCGATCAAGACCGACTCCGGCCTGATCACCGACGCCGTCGACGTGCAGGCGGGCGAGGGCGGCGGGGTCAGCACCACGCAGTCCGTCTTCGCCGGCTCCTACAGCGTCAAGGCCACCGTCACGAAGGGCACGCCCATCGTCACGGTCAAGCCCAACTCGGCGACCCCCGAGGAGGCCGCGGGTGCGGCTGCCGAGGAGGCCTTCGAGCCGACCATCTCCGACGCCGCGAAGGCCGCGAAGGTGACCGAGTCCAAGCCCAAGGAGGCCACCGGCCGTCCCGAGCTGACCGAGGCCGCCATCGTGGTCTCCGGGGGCCGTGGCACCGGCGGTGACTTCTCGCCGGTCGAGACCTTCGCCGACTCGCTCGGTGCCGCGGTCGGCGCCTCACGCGCCGCCGTCGACGCCGGCTGGTACCCGCACACCTCGCAGGTCGGGCAGACCGGCAAGCAGGTGTCGCCGCAGCTCTACGTCGCGTGCGGCATCTCCGGGGCGATCCAGCACCGGGCCGGCATGCAGACCTCGAAGACCATCGTCGCGGTCAACAAGGACGAGGAGGCGCCGATCTTCGAGCTCGTCGACTTCGGCGTCGTGGGCGACCTCTTCACGGTCCTCCCGCAGGCCACCGAGGCGGTCAACGCAGCCAAGGGCTGA
- a CDS encoding T3SS (YopN, CesT) and YbjN peptide-binding chaperone 1, whose protein sequence is MTDPTSLPNFPPPANEHPLRGRVLDALIDQSLAPNVDNDGDVAFTVQDQQLFVRCTEGDFQIMRVFGQWAVSDAVPSDPLTRLATCNEITLQMNVVKAGLANDTLVVTSEHIVDQNSDVPALVNISIQLVLAGVQMWHERIMGGGEDTGPGAGQPAPGGDPA, encoded by the coding sequence ATGACGGATCCGACTTCGCTGCCCAACTTCCCGCCGCCCGCGAACGAACACCCCCTGCGTGGCCGGGTCCTGGACGCGCTGATCGACCAGTCCCTGGCGCCCAACGTGGACAACGACGGCGACGTCGCGTTCACGGTGCAGGACCAGCAGCTGTTCGTGCGGTGCACGGAGGGTGACTTCCAGATCATGCGCGTCTTCGGTCAGTGGGCCGTCAGCGACGCCGTGCCCAGCGACCCGTTGACCCGCCTGGCCACCTGCAACGAGATCACCCTGCAGATGAACGTGGTCAAGGCAGGCCTCGCCAACGACACCCTCGTGGTGACGAGCGAGCACATCGTCGACCAGAACAGCGACGTCCCCGCCCTCGTCAACATCTCGATCCAGCTGGTGCTCGCCGGTGTCCAGATGTGGCACGAGCGGATCATGGGCGGGGGCGAGGACACCGGTCCCGGCGCCGGCCAGCCGGCTCCCGGGGGAGACCCCGCATGA
- a CDS encoding VOC family protein, whose amino-acid sequence MSSTLVALDLDAHDPAALAQFWGSLLARPVQERAGGHLLAGGDTQVGLRFVASDSTKVGPNRTHLHLTSRDEADMRRVVDRALELGASHLHVGQLPEEGHVVLADPEGNELCVIPPGTSFLAGTGFLGELACDGTRAVGVFWSEALGWPLVWDEDEETAIQSPAGGTKVAWGGPPLAPKPGRNRTRLLLAPVGDHATEVERLVSLGATVIDEAGVDAAAEGGGTALADPDGNELRLLP is encoded by the coding sequence ATGTCCTCGACGCTGGTGGCCCTCGACCTCGACGCCCACGACCCTGCCGCGCTCGCGCAGTTCTGGGGGTCGCTGCTCGCCCGCCCCGTGCAGGAGCGCGCCGGCGGACATCTGCTGGCCGGTGGCGACACCCAGGTCGGGCTTCGGTTCGTCGCGAGCGACTCGACCAAGGTCGGCCCCAACCGCACCCACCTGCACCTCACGAGCCGCGACGAGGCAGACATGCGACGCGTCGTCGACAGGGCCCTCGAGCTGGGGGCCAGCCACCTCCACGTCGGGCAGCTGCCCGAGGAGGGGCACGTCGTGCTGGCCGACCCGGAGGGCAACGAGCTGTGCGTCATCCCGCCCGGCACGTCCTTCCTCGCGGGCACCGGTTTCCTGGGCGAGCTCGCCTGCGACGGCACGCGCGCGGTCGGGGTGTTCTGGAGCGAGGCGCTCGGCTGGCCGCTGGTCTGGGACGAGGACGAGGAGACCGCGATCCAGTCGCCAGCCGGGGGCACCAAGGTCGCGTGGGGCGGGCCGCCGCTGGCCCCCAAGCCCGGTCGCAACCGCACCCGGCTCCTGCTCGCACCGGTCGGCGACCACGCGACCGAAGTCGAGCGGCTGGTCTCGCTCGGTGCCACGGTCATCGACGAAGCGGGCGTCGACGCTGCCGCGGAGGGTGGGGGCACCGCGCTGGCCGACCCCGACGGCAACGAGCTGCGCCTCCTGCCGTGA
- a CDS encoding class I SAM-dependent methyltransferase translates to MSSTPGGAATAEQVAAAFSDNKLAQVLYHDWEAQTYDDKWSISFDERCVDYARDRFHAITGTPDPLPYGTALELGAGTGFFSLNLKRAGILDEVHVTDLSPGMVEAARANAESLGFTVQGRVADAERIPYDDNTFDIVVGHAVIHHIPDVEAAFREILRVLKPGGRFVIAGEPTTVGDWYARQLGRVTWKATTAITHLPPLRDAWAKDREALDESSRAAALEAVVDLHTFDPQALARTAFLAGAVGVRTRTEELTAAFLGWPVRTFEAAVKPGALGWGWARFAYGSWKRLSAVDRVLARAVPARFFYNVGITGVKPG, encoded by the coding sequence ATGTCGTCCACCCCGGGTGGGGCCGCGACGGCGGAGCAGGTCGCTGCCGCGTTCTCCGACAACAAGCTCGCCCAGGTGCTCTACCACGACTGGGAGGCACAGACCTACGACGACAAGTGGTCGATCTCCTTCGACGAGCGCTGCGTCGACTACGCCCGCGACCGCTTCCACGCGATCACCGGCACCCCTGACCCGCTGCCCTACGGCACGGCACTCGAGCTGGGCGCGGGCACCGGCTTCTTCTCGCTCAACCTCAAGCGGGCCGGGATCCTCGACGAGGTGCACGTGACCGACCTGTCCCCGGGCATGGTCGAGGCAGCCAGGGCGAATGCCGAGTCGCTCGGCTTCACGGTGCAGGGCAGGGTGGCGGATGCGGAGCGGATCCCCTACGACGACAACACCTTCGACATCGTCGTCGGGCACGCCGTGATCCACCACATCCCCGACGTCGAGGCCGCCTTCCGCGAGATCCTGCGGGTGCTCAAGCCCGGGGGCCGGTTCGTCATCGCGGGGGAGCCCACAACGGTGGGCGACTGGTACGCCCGCCAGCTCGGTCGGGTGACCTGGAAGGCGACCACCGCGATCACCCACCTCCCGCCGCTGCGTGACGCCTGGGCCAAGGACCGCGAGGCGCTCGACGAGTCGTCGCGGGCGGCGGCCCTCGAAGCCGTCGTCGACCTGCACACCTTCGACCCGCAGGCCTTGGCCCGCACCGCCTTCCTGGCCGGCGCGGTCGGCGTGCGCACCAGGACCGAGGAGCTGACCGCGGCCTTCCTCGGGTGGCCGGTCCGCACGTTCGAGGCGGCGGTCAAGCCCGGGGCGCTCGGGTGGGGTTGGGCCAGGTTCGCCTACGGCTCGTGGAAGCGGCTGTCCGCCGTCGACCGGGTCCTGGCCAGGGCGGTCCCGGCCAGGTTCTTCTACAACGTCGGCATCACCGGCGTGAAGCCGGGCTGA
- a CDS encoding electron transfer flavoprotein subunit beta/FixA family protein — protein sequence MNIVVCVKYVPDAQSDRTFNDSDNTTDRVGVDGLLSELDEYAVEEALKLVEAGEGEVTVVTVGPDQAADALKKALQMGADKAVHVKDDAIHGSDAVATSLVLAEAVKKIGSPDLVITGMASTDGTMSVVPAMLAERLGLPQVTFASELTVDGSTVTIRRDGDAASETIVATLPALVSVTDQINEPRYPSFKGIMAAKKKPVDEWALADLGVDASQVGLDAAWTKVESFTKRPPREQGQIVTDEGDGGTKLAEFLTAQKFV from the coding sequence ATGAACATCGTCGTCTGCGTGAAGTACGTGCCGGACGCACAGTCCGACCGCACGTTCAACGACTCCGACAACACCACCGACCGGGTGGGCGTCGACGGACTGCTCTCCGAGCTCGACGAGTACGCCGTCGAAGAGGCCCTCAAGCTGGTCGAGGCCGGTGAGGGCGAGGTGACCGTGGTCACCGTCGGACCCGACCAGGCTGCCGACGCATTGAAGAAGGCGCTGCAGATGGGTGCCGACAAGGCCGTGCACGTCAAGGACGACGCGATCCATGGCTCCGACGCCGTGGCCACGTCGCTGGTCCTCGCCGAAGCGGTCAAGAAGATCGGCAGTCCCGACCTCGTGATCACCGGCATGGCCTCCACGGACGGCACGATGAGCGTCGTCCCGGCGATGCTGGCCGAGCGCCTCGGGCTGCCGCAGGTGACCTTCGCCTCCGAGCTGACCGTCGACGGCTCCACCGTGACGATCCGCCGTGACGGCGACGCAGCGTCCGAGACCATCGTCGCCACGCTCCCCGCGCTGGTGTCGGTCACCGACCAGATCAACGAGCCGCGTTACCCCTCGTTCAAGGGGATCATGGCCGCGAAGAAGAAGCCCGTCGACGAGTGGGCGCTCGCCGACCTGGGCGTCGACGCGTCGCAGGTCGGTCTCGACGCCGCCTGGACCAAGGTCGAGTCGTTCACCAAGCGTCCGCCGCGCGAGCAGGGCCAGATCGTCACCGACGAGGGTGACGGCGGCACCAAGCTCGCGGAGTTCCTGACCGCGCAGAAGTTCGTCTGA
- a CDS encoding enoyl-CoA hydratase/isomerase family protein, giving the protein MSDGSTGAGTSAGVVSLEVEGGIATIRLNRPPMNALNAEVQAALSAAAIEAGQRRDVSGVVLYGGEKVFAAGADIKEMEQMSYTDMADHSGALQDFTRTLARIPKPTVAAITGYALGGGCEVALACDFRVAAKNAKLGQPEILLGIIPGAGGTQRLARLVGPAKAKEIVFSGRFVSADEALAIGLVDEVVEAEDVYAAAKARLAPYVGGPAYAIRAAKEAIDRGLETDLETGLEIERMLFSGLFATKDREIGMKSFVENGPGKAKFEGA; this is encoded by the coding sequence ATGAGTGACGGCAGCACCGGCGCCGGCACCTCCGCAGGGGTCGTCTCGCTCGAGGTCGAGGGCGGCATCGCCACCATCCGGCTGAACCGCCCGCCGATGAACGCCCTGAACGCCGAGGTCCAGGCCGCCCTCTCGGCGGCGGCGATCGAGGCCGGGCAGCGCCGCGACGTCTCCGGTGTGGTGCTCTACGGCGGCGAGAAGGTCTTCGCCGCAGGGGCCGACATCAAGGAGATGGAGCAGATGTCCTACACGGACATGGCCGACCACTCCGGCGCGCTCCAGGACTTCACCCGCACCCTCGCCCGCATCCCCAAGCCGACCGTGGCCGCGATCACCGGCTACGCCCTCGGGGGCGGCTGCGAGGTCGCGCTGGCCTGTGACTTCCGGGTCGCCGCGAAGAACGCGAAGCTCGGCCAGCCCGAGATCCTGCTCGGCATCATCCCCGGCGCCGGCGGCACCCAGCGGCTGGCGCGACTGGTGGGCCCGGCCAAGGCCAAGGAGATCGTCTTCTCGGGCCGGTTCGTCTCCGCCGACGAGGCGCTCGCGATCGGCCTGGTCGACGAGGTCGTGGAGGCCGAGGACGTGTATGCCGCCGCGAAGGCGCGACTGGCGCCGTACGTCGGTGGACCCGCCTACGCGATCCGCGCGGCCAAGGAGGCCATCGACCGCGGGCTCGAGACCGACCTCGAGACCGGGCTGGAGATCGAGCGGATGCTGTTCAGTGGGCTCTTCGCGACGAAGGACCGTGAGATCGGCATGAAGTCGTTCGTGGAGAACGGCCCGGGCAAGGCGAAGTTCGAGGGCGCCTGA
- the arfB gene encoding alternative ribosome rescue aminoacyl-tRNA hydrolase ArfB encodes MIAGQGTRPQPGAALTVPPGPGLPRGLVIDAGELVERFSRASGPGGQGVNTTDSRVELDFDPSTSRAVAALPEATRDRLLNRLAAQLVGGRLLVVASEHRSQRQNRVAARHRLTAILREAAAPDPPTRRPTRPTLGSQRRRVDSKKRRGQLKTSRRTVDDG; translated from the coding sequence GTGATCGCCGGACAAGGCACCCGACCGCAGCCGGGCGCCGCCCTCACCGTGCCGCCGGGTCCCGGGTTGCCGCGCGGCCTGGTCATCGACGCGGGTGAGCTGGTCGAACGGTTCTCCCGGGCATCGGGACCGGGCGGTCAGGGCGTCAACACCACCGACAGCCGCGTCGAGCTCGACTTCGACCCATCCACCTCGCGGGCGGTGGCGGCCCTGCCCGAGGCCACCCGCGACCGGCTGCTCAACCGGCTCGCCGCACAGCTCGTGGGCGGCCGGCTCCTCGTCGTGGCTTCCGAGCACCGGTCACAGCGGCAGAACCGCGTCGCCGCCCGGCACCGGCTGACAGCGATCCTGCGCGAGGCAGCCGCCCCCGACCCGCCGACCCGGCGGCCCACCCGCCCGACCCTGGGTTCGCAGCGCCGCCGGGTCGACAGCAAGAAGCGCCGCGGCCAGCTCAAGACGAGCCGCCGCACCGTCGACGACGGCTGA
- a CDS encoding MmcQ/YjbR family DNA-binding protein, whose product MADKDADLDPALVARVASICLALPETHEQDAWIGVRWRIRQRTFAHLAHVDPSGGSVFGLAARLGTPADVITFRSAGAELDALVHSGLPFYKPDWSPSVVGMVVDARTDWEEVTELLTDSYCLMAPKKLARLVQPPS is encoded by the coding sequence GTGGCCGACAAGGACGCCGATCTCGACCCTGCCCTGGTGGCCCGGGTCGCGTCGATCTGCCTGGCGTTGCCCGAGACCCACGAGCAGGACGCCTGGATCGGGGTGCGGTGGCGCATCCGGCAGCGGACCTTCGCACACCTGGCGCACGTCGACCCCAGTGGTGGCTCGGTGTTCGGGCTGGCCGCCCGTCTGGGCACACCGGCCGACGTCATCACCTTCCGGTCAGCGGGTGCCGAGCTCGACGCACTGGTCCACTCCGGCCTGCCGTTCTACAAGCCCGACTGGAGCCCCAGCGTCGTCGGGATGGTCGTCGACGCCCGCACCGACTGGGAAGAGGTCACCGAGCTGTTGACCGACAGCTACTGCCTGATGGCCCCCAAGAAGCTGGCCCGCCTCGTCCAACCGCCCTCCTGA
- a CDS encoding 1,4-alpha-glucan branching protein domain-containing protein: MTPPVPGAFCLVLHSHLPWLPGHGVWPLGEEWLFQAWVESYVPLVAELDSLAAEGHRDVLTLGVTPVLAAQLDDPRMRRDAATWAGLWAMRAREMGFDRDPSRRAAAEREYAAASDAAARLATRWGAGASPVLRGLRDAGVVELLGGPSAHPFLPLLLPELAHLALQAGLADSTWRLGTRPRGIWSPECGWHPGLAATFRDAGVGHFVVDEQTVRDSGGHPHAAWRVAGTDVVAVPRNLEVTNLIWSSRSGYPASPVYRDFHAREEFTGIRLWAITEADVTVDRKRAYDPAEAAHQVDHDVAHFVDAVRDQLLHAHEVRGEPGLVVAAYDTELFGHWWHEGPAFLGKAIRALRRAGITVSTLEQAVGNGHVAGDLDLAPGSWGAGKDYSVWDGPAVRQIAHENEWLQRRWLDVLARERAAGRLSNRRPDLDQLLQTLWHALSSDWAFLVTRGQSVDYARRRAEEHRRDFHLLAQLVEDGRREQAVEEARRQGLQDNAFPALDARLGVVSVP, from the coding sequence GTGACTCCACCGGTGCCGGGCGCCTTCTGCCTCGTCCTGCACTCCCACCTGCCCTGGCTCCCCGGACACGGCGTCTGGCCGCTCGGTGAGGAGTGGCTGTTCCAGGCCTGGGTCGAGTCCTACGTGCCGCTGGTGGCGGAGCTGGACTCCCTTGCCGCAGAGGGACATCGCGACGTCCTCACCCTCGGGGTGACTCCCGTCCTCGCAGCCCAGCTCGACGACCCGCGGATGCGCCGCGACGCGGCGACCTGGGCCGGCCTGTGGGCGATGCGGGCGCGCGAGATGGGCTTCGACCGCGACCCCAGCCGCCGGGCGGCTGCTGAGCGCGAGTATGCCGCCGCCTCCGACGCAGCGGCCAGGCTCGCCACCCGGTGGGGTGCGGGCGCGTCGCCGGTGCTGCGTGGTCTGCGCGACGCGGGGGTGGTGGAGCTGCTCGGCGGCCCTAGCGCGCACCCCTTCCTGCCGCTGCTGCTGCCGGAGCTTGCCCACCTCGCCCTCCAGGCCGGGCTGGCCGACAGCACCTGGCGGCTGGGCACCCGACCCCGCGGGATCTGGTCGCCGGAGTGTGGCTGGCACCCCGGGCTCGCCGCGACGTTTCGCGACGCGGGGGTGGGGCACTTCGTGGTCGACGAGCAGACCGTCCGTGACTCCGGCGGGCACCCGCACGCAGCCTGGCGGGTGGCGGGCACGGACGTCGTCGCCGTCCCCCGCAACCTCGAGGTCACCAACCTGATCTGGTCCTCTCGCAGCGGCTACCCGGCCTCCCCCGTCTACCGGGACTTCCACGCCCGCGAGGAGTTCACCGGCATCCGCCTCTGGGCGATCACCGAAGCCGACGTCACTGTGGACCGCAAACGGGCCTACGACCCCGCCGAGGCCGCGCACCAGGTCGACCACGACGTGGCCCACTTCGTCGACGCGGTGCGCGACCAGCTGCTCCACGCGCACGAGGTGCGCGGCGAGCCGGGGCTGGTCGTCGCGGCATACGACACCGAGCTGTTCGGGCACTGGTGGCACGAGGGGCCCGCGTTCCTCGGGAAGGCGATCCGGGCGCTGCGGCGGGCGGGCATCACGGTGAGCACGCTGGAGCAGGCCGTGGGCAACGGCCACGTCGCCGGTGACCTGGACCTCGCGCCGGGCTCGTGGGGCGCGGGCAAGGATTACTCGGTGTGGGACGGTCCGGCGGTTCGCCAGATCGCCCACGAGAACGAGTGGTTGCAGCGCCGCTGGCTCGACGTGCTCGCCCGGGAGCGCGCCGCCGGCCGGCTGTCGAACCGGCGCCCCGACCTCGACCAGCTGCTGCAGACCCTCTGGCACGCCCTGTCGAGCGACTGGGCGTTCCTCGTCACGAGGGGCCAGTCGGTCGACTACGCGCGGCGCCGCGCCGAGGAGCACCGGCGCGACTTCCACCTGCTGGCCCAGCTGGTCGAGGACGGCCGTCGAGAGCAGGCCGTCGAGGAGGCCCGGCGACAGGGGTTGCAGGACAACGCCTTCCCCGCTCTCGACGCGCGGCTGGGCGTCGTGTCGGTGCCCTGA
- a CDS encoding class I SAM-dependent methyltransferase, giving the protein MPTPLTITGERTAPGIWHENYWFRRHEAGYAAVPGWVPTAPSVVLDAGCGEGYAAGLIHGAWPAVLVVGVDYDAATTAHAARTHGGQRAAYLRGALTALPLPDGVVDVTVSLQVLEHIWTPGDYVRELARVTRPGGVVVVSTPNRRTFSPGLGRREKPANLYHCREYDAQELGEELVRWLPRAAVEVVGLGPGDRLTEWESAHGSVVTAQQATEPDQWPLGLREAVAAVTAADFVLGEPDDASLDLFAVLRLPPRNTAVASPSDRQ; this is encoded by the coding sequence GTGCCCACACCGCTGACCATCACCGGTGAGCGCACTGCGCCCGGGATCTGGCACGAGAACTACTGGTTCCGCCGGCACGAGGCCGGGTATGCCGCCGTGCCCGGCTGGGTGCCCACGGCGCCCTCCGTGGTCCTCGACGCCGGCTGCGGCGAGGGGTATGCCGCCGGGCTCATCCACGGCGCGTGGCCGGCGGTGCTGGTGGTCGGGGTGGACTACGACGCGGCGACCACCGCGCACGCTGCCCGGACCCACGGGGGCCAGCGGGCGGCATACCTGCGCGGTGCGCTGACGGCGCTCCCCCTCCCGGACGGGGTCGTCGACGTGACGGTGTCGCTCCAGGTGCTGGAGCACATCTGGACGCCGGGCGACTACGTGCGCGAGCTGGCCCGGGTGACCCGGCCGGGTGGAGTGGTCGTCGTCTCGACCCCCAACCGGCGCACCTTCTCGCCCGGGCTCGGCCGGCGCGAGAAGCCGGCGAACCTCTACCACTGCCGCGAGTACGACGCGCAGGAGCTGGGCGAGGAGCTGGTCCGATGGCTGCCCCGCGCGGCGGTCGAGGTCGTGGGGCTGGGGCCCGGCGACCGGCTGACCGAGTGGGAGTCCGCGCACGGTTCGGTCGTCACCGCGCAGCAGGCGACCGAGCCAGACCAGTGGCCGCTGGGGCTGCGCGAGGCGGTGGCTGCGGTGACCGCGGCGGACTTCGTGCTGGGCGAGCCCGACGACGCGAGCCTCGACCTCTTCGCGGTGCTGCGACTGCCACCCCGCAATACGGCGGTTGCGTCGCCTTCCGACCGGCAATAA